One stretch of Kiritimatiellaceae bacterium DNA includes these proteins:
- the xrt gene encoding exosortase: MQNQSSIKVWSERWRLGALSTPELVRIGLVSVIIGLMFMLFHMLGNTVEGVGSRSAFQWMFSRWSDTISFGADYSHGYFIPFVSLGVIWYKRKEIFSVDMHTDSRGLAVVIFALCLHWLGAKMQQTHFSLVSLVLLIWGVPFYLFGWELAKKLIFPCSYLAFCIPLNFMDVMAFPLRMFSTSLAAAMLNGLGISAEQTGTAIRSTVAGGFEFDVADPCSGLRSLLAMTALTAVYAYFTQRTIPRKWILFMASIPLAVIGNIARIVTVAIVAEAFGGKLALGIYHDYSGYILFTAAITMMVAIGGLLNLKFSEVFAKWKSTLLNRT; encoded by the coding sequence ATGCAGAATCAATCATCGATCAAGGTCTGGAGCGAGCGCTGGCGCCTCGGCGCTTTAAGCACCCCCGAACTGGTTCGGATCGGACTGGTTTCCGTGATCATCGGCCTGATGTTCATGCTGTTCCACATGCTGGGGAATACGGTTGAAGGCGTCGGCAGCCGTTCCGCGTTCCAGTGGATGTTTTCCCGCTGGAGCGACACGATTTCTTTCGGTGCCGACTACTCGCACGGCTATTTCATCCCTTTCGTCAGTCTCGGCGTAATCTGGTACAAGCGGAAAGAAATCTTTTCGGTCGATATGCACACCGATTCACGCGGACTGGCCGTTGTGATTTTCGCGCTGTGTCTGCATTGGCTCGGCGCCAAGATGCAGCAAACCCACTTTTCACTGGTCAGCCTTGTTCTGCTGATCTGGGGCGTTCCGTTCTATCTCTTCGGCTGGGAACTGGCGAAGAAGCTGATTTTTCCCTGCTCTTATCTGGCTTTTTGCATACCGCTGAACTTCATGGACGTTATGGCGTTTCCTCTGCGCATGTTTTCAACCAGTCTGGCGGCGGCCATGCTGAACGGTCTGGGGATCAGTGCGGAGCAGACGGGAACCGCCATTCGATCAACCGTTGCCGGTGGATTTGAGTTCGACGTCGCCGACCCGTGCAGCGGGTTGCGCTCACTGCTTGCCATGACGGCGCTGACGGCGGTTTATGCCTACTTCACCCAGCGCACCATCCCGCGCAAATGGATTCTTTTCATGGCCTCCATTCCTCTGGCGGTTATCGGTAACATCGCCCGCATTGTCACCGTGGCCATTGTGGCTGAGGCGTTTGGCGGAAAACTGGCGCTGGGGATCTACCATGACTATTCCGGCTACATTCTTTTTACTGCGGCGATCACCATGATGGTCGCCATCGGCGGGCTGTTGAACCTTAAATTCAGCGAGGTGTTTGCAAAATGGAAATCAACGCTTTTAAACCGCACCTAG
- a CDS encoding prepilin peptidase: MTEFWTIYWMGVVFILGLCLGSFLNVCVCRIPQEKSVVFPPSACPNCKTRIKWYDNIPVLSWFLLGAKCRTCKLPISVVYPIIELLTAFFFITLWLIYGFSWFTPIYALAVFGLLMGTFIDLEHMILPDRLTIGGMILFPILSTLFPPLQDATTWGEGLKDSLIGLAAGFGSLWMVREIGTAALKKEAMGFGDVKLMGALGALFGWEAVIYIVFVSAFIGSIAGISLIALQRKGIKSEIPYGPYIALAAFSWILGGYRLWHAYLAFMGL, encoded by the coding sequence ATGACAGAATTCTGGACGATTTACTGGATGGGCGTGGTGTTCATTTTGGGCCTTTGTCTCGGCAGTTTTCTCAACGTCTGTGTCTGCCGCATCCCGCAGGAAAAATCGGTTGTCTTCCCGCCGTCCGCCTGCCCGAACTGCAAGACACGCATCAAGTGGTACGACAATATTCCGGTTCTCAGCTGGTTTCTGCTCGGTGCCAAATGCCGCACCTGCAAACTGCCGATCTCTGTGGTTTATCCGATCATCGAACTGCTCACCGCCTTCTTTTTTATCACGCTCTGGCTCATCTACGGCTTCAGCTGGTTCACTCCCATCTACGCGCTCGCCGTCTTCGGACTGCTGATGGGCACCTTCATCGACCTCGAACACATGATTCTTCCGGATCGTCTGACAATTGGCGGCATGATTCTTTTTCCGATCCTTAGCACACTGTTCCCTCCGTTGCAGGACGCAACGACCTGGGGGGAAGGACTCAAGGACTCATTGATCGGCCTCGCCGCCGGCTTCGGTTCGCTTTGGATGGTTCGCGAAATCGGCACGGCCGCGCTCAAGAAAGAAGCGATGGGCTTCGGCGATGTTAAACTGATGGGCGCTCTCGGCGCGCTCTTCGGCTGGGAAGCCGTCATCTACATCGTATTCGTTTCTGCCTTCATCGGCTCTATCGCGGGCATCAGCCTCATCGCGTTGCAGCGCAAAGGCATCAAGAGCGAAATTCCGTACGGCCCGTACATCGCGCTGGCGGCGTTTTCCTGGATTCTCGGCGGCTACCGCCTCTGGCATGCCTATCTCGCCTTCATGGGGCTGTAG
- a CDS encoding type II toxin-antitoxin system RelE/ParE family toxin — MRFEFAQAAREELIASIEYYELQQTGLGLAFAEQVYATIEQIIEFPAGWTPLDDTFHRCLVKQFPYALIYTVLDQVLIITSVMNLHRKPDYWRNR; from the coding sequence ATGAGATTCGAGTTCGCTCAGGCCGCCCGGGAAGAACTCATCGCCAGCATTGAATATTACGAGCTCCAGCAAACCGGTCTCGGCTTAGCCTTTGCAGAGCAGGTGTACGCAACTATCGAGCAAATCATCGAGTTTCCCGCCGGATGGACACCGCTGGACGACACGTTCCATCGCTGCCTCGTTAAACAGTTTCCTTACGCATTAATCTACACGGTTCTGGATCAGGTTTTGATCATTACCTCGGTAATGAATCTGCACCGGAAACCTGATTATTGGCGGAACAGATAA
- a CDS encoding D-aminoacylase, with product MNFDLLIKNGSVLDGTGAEEIRADIGISGERIAAVGDLSKAEAKQTIDATGKIVCPGFIDVHSHSDAYLLIDPRASSKVFQGVTTEVCGNCGASAAPRLGDAKLPSDWQDKPFPGTWSTVSEYRKLFDQAKPAVNEALLIGHNTLHRGVSGYEPRGATPDELKAMCKALEQALDEGGCGLSTGLIYPPASAVPSDEIIALAKVCAGRNKIYTSHMRSEGKQLIEAIDEALMIGRNSGARIQISHLKTSGQANWHKLDAALAKIEAARAEGIQVAADRYPYTAASTDLDIILPDWALYDGKAAVLARLADSATRKKIRAEILEGRGEFGFNTVMIGSVENPALHALKGMKVDEAAKLLGMEPVDALLHIIEKDELRTGGIFFGMCEENMWKILAQPWVMIGCDASLRAPDGILSKDHPHPRAYGSFTKLLRASLDGQTVPLPEMIRKMTSLAAEHFRLNGRGVLKKGNFADVVVFDPAKIKENTTYAKPHQLSEGVETLVVNGTLTIENGSLTGKRSGQFLD from the coding sequence ATGAACTTCGACCTGCTGATTAAGAATGGAAGCGTACTGGATGGAACCGGTGCGGAAGAAATTCGTGCCGATATCGGAATTTCCGGTGAGCGGATTGCGGCGGTCGGCGATCTGTCGAAAGCCGAAGCGAAGCAAACCATCGACGCGACCGGCAAGATCGTCTGCCCCGGATTTATTGATGTTCATTCCCACTCGGACGCCTATCTGCTGATTGATCCGCGCGCGTCGAGCAAGGTGTTTCAGGGCGTCACCACCGAAGTGTGCGGCAACTGCGGCGCGTCAGCCGCGCCGCGCCTCGGCGACGCGAAACTGCCGTCCGACTGGCAGGATAAGCCGTTCCCCGGAACGTGGAGCACAGTTTCCGAGTACCGGAAACTTTTCGATCAGGCGAAGCCCGCCGTGAACGAAGCGCTGCTGATCGGCCATAACACCCTGCATCGCGGCGTCAGCGGCTATGAGCCGCGCGGCGCGACGCCCGATGAACTGAAGGCGATGTGCAAAGCGCTGGAACAGGCACTCGACGAAGGCGGATGCGGTCTGAGTACCGGACTGATTTATCCGCCCGCTTCCGCCGTACCGTCTGACGAAATCATCGCGCTGGCAAAGGTCTGCGCCGGGCGCAATAAAATCTACACCTCGCACATGCGCAGCGAAGGCAAGCAGTTGATCGAAGCGATTGATGAAGCGCTGATGATCGGCCGGAACTCCGGCGCGCGGATTCAGATTTCCCATTTGAAAACTTCCGGGCAAGCCAACTGGCATAAGCTTGACGCCGCGTTGGCTAAAATTGAAGCGGCCCGTGCCGAAGGGATTCAGGTCGCCGCTGATCGGTATCCGTACACTGCGGCCAGCACCGATCTCGATATTATTCTGCCCGACTGGGCGCTCTACGACGGTAAAGCCGCCGTGCTGGCGCGGCTGGCGGATTCCGCCACGCGCAAAAAAATCCGCGCCGAAATTCTCGAAGGACGCGGCGAGTTCGGTTTCAACACGGTGATGATCGGCTCAGTAGAAAATCCGGCGCTTCACGCGCTGAAGGGAATGAAGGTGGATGAAGCCGCCAAACTGCTCGGCATGGAGCCGGTCGACGCGCTGCTGCATATTATCGAGAAGGATGAACTGCGCACCGGCGGAATTTTCTTCGGCATGTGCGAAGAGAATATGTGGAAGATTCTGGCGCAGCCGTGGGTGATGATCGGCTGCGATGCGTCATTGCGCGCGCCGGACGGAATTCTGAGCAAGGATCATCCGCATCCACGGGCTTACGGCAGTTTCACCAAACTCCTGCGCGCTTCGCTCGACGGACAAACGGTTCCGCTTCCCGAAATGATTCGTAAGATGACGTCGCTGGCGGCGGAACATTTCCGGCTGAACGGTCGCGGCGTTTTGAAAAAAGGCAACTTCGCTGACGTCGTGGTTTTTGATCCGGCGAAAATTAAAGAGAATACGACTTACGCCAAACCGCACCAGCTTTCCGAAGGGGTCGAGACGCTGGTCGTTAACGGAACGCTGACGATCGAAAACGGTTCGCTGACCGGCAAGCGAAGCGGACAGTTTCTGGACTGA
- a CDS encoding MFS transporter: MKASSDKRSMTGLLGMIILVGMGEHMAERFLPLYLQQLAQASTAVLAIGLLAGMDDLLSALYSFPGGYLSDRLGTKRALLFFNALSMIGYLCVIFIHAWWAVLLGAAFFISWSAISLPATMDLLAKIVPKHRRTMGVSVLALVRRVPKMLGPVVGGACIAVWGVEHGVRAAFIAALALALVASVLQQTMITDDSQDAKEAEANPLKLWKEMPIGLRNLLLSDILIRFCERIPDAFVVIWVTRTILHPVSELTFGWLSAVENITAVLVYVPVAYMADRFGKKPFVLITFAFFTCFPLALMHATSLWPLVAVFILRGLKEFGEPTRKALIMDLAPEGRKAAMFGLYYLVRDVIVAFAAFGGALLWRVSPELNLMVAFGFGVLGTLWFAWRGTSVSPTKFDLLIKNGTVLD, translated from the coding sequence ATGAAAGCTTCCTCAGACAAGCGCAGTATGACCGGCCTGCTCGGTATGATCATTCTCGTCGGCATGGGCGAACACATGGCCGAGCGCTTTCTGCCGCTCTATCTCCAGCAACTGGCGCAGGCTTCGACCGCCGTGCTGGCTATCGGACTGCTGGCAGGCATGGACGATCTGCTTTCTGCGCTCTACTCTTTTCCCGGCGGCTACCTGAGCGACCGGCTCGGCACCAAGCGTGCACTGCTTTTCTTCAACGCGCTCTCGATGATCGGCTACCTGTGCGTCATTTTCATCCACGCATGGTGGGCGGTACTGCTCGGCGCGGCGTTCTTCATTTCATGGTCGGCGATTTCACTGCCAGCCACCATGGATCTGCTGGCCAAGATCGTACCGAAACACCGGCGCACGATGGGCGTGTCGGTGCTGGCGCTGGTACGGCGCGTTCCGAAAATGCTGGGGCCGGTTGTCGGCGGCGCGTGCATCGCCGTCTGGGGCGTCGAACACGGCGTGCGCGCCGCTTTCATCGCGGCGCTGGCGCTCGCACTCGTCGCTTCCGTACTTCAGCAGACAATGATCACCGACGACTCGCAAGACGCCAAAGAAGCCGAAGCCAATCCGTTGAAGCTGTGGAAAGAAATGCCGATCGGTCTGCGCAACCTGCTTCTGTCGGATATTCTCATCCGCTTCTGCGAACGGATTCCCGACGCCTTCGTCGTCATCTGGGTCACGCGCACCATTCTGCATCCGGTCTCTGAACTCACCTTCGGCTGGCTCTCCGCCGTCGAAAACATCACCGCCGTGCTGGTGTATGTTCCCGTCGCTTACATGGCCGACCGCTTCGGCAAAAAACCATTCGTCCTGATCACCTTCGCCTTCTTCACCTGCTTCCCGCTGGCGCTGATGCACGCGACCTCACTCTGGCCGCTGGTGGCGGTATTCATACTGCGCGGACTCAAGGAATTCGGCGAACCGACCCGCAAAGCGCTCATCATGGATCTCGCGCCGGAAGGCCGCAAAGCCGCCATGTTCGGACTCTACTATCTGGTGCGCGACGTCATCGTCGCCTTCGCCGCCTTCGGCGGCGCCCTGCTCTGGCGCGTCTCGCCGGAACTCAACTTAATGGTAGCCTTCGGTTTCGGCGTACTCGGCACCCTCTGGTTCGCCTGGCGCGGAACGTCTGTCTCTCCCACGAAATTCGACCTGCTGATTAAGAACGGAACCGTGCTGGACTGA
- a CDS encoding exosortase-associated EpsI family protein produces MEINAFKPHLVLIGLMLISALALAFTVDVTLNDRAGVSMKLPSALDGGWVGDELRYSHNPENPKQYRASELDLPNIDPVTGEKLFTMSLAEYEALAKDTQFVKSIYTNDAAAQMFVSVVLSGRERDSIHRPERCLVGQGSSIVNQHFWNVVMPGIIEVPLEGREPLKVAVLETIRNYRGANGERKAYYGYYAYWFVGQNRETPSHYMRMLWLAWDRVVHSRSHKWAYIAVAGDRGDEKSDAYKQEVVDFIQKLYPHLLINKQGGS; encoded by the coding sequence ATGGAAATCAACGCTTTTAAACCGCACCTAGTGCTCATCGGGTTGATGCTTATCTCGGCGCTGGCGCTGGCGTTCACGGTGGACGTGACGCTCAATGACCGGGCCGGGGTCAGTATGAAGCTGCCCTCCGCACTGGACGGCGGGTGGGTCGGCGACGAATTGCGCTATTCCCACAACCCCGAAAACCCCAAGCAGTACCGCGCCAGCGAACTGGATTTGCCGAACATTGATCCGGTAACCGGCGAAAAACTTTTTACCATGAGTCTGGCCGAATATGAGGCGCTGGCAAAAGACACGCAGTTTGTGAAATCCATTTACACCAATGATGCCGCGGCGCAGATGTTTGTCTCCGTTGTGCTTTCCGGCCGCGAACGCGACAGTATTCACCGCCCCGAACGATGCCTGGTCGGGCAGGGCAGCTCCATTGTCAACCAGCATTTCTGGAACGTCGTCATGCCGGGAATCATCGAAGTCCCGCTGGAAGGACGCGAGCCGCTTAAAGTCGCCGTGCTTGAAACCATCCGCAACTATCGCGGTGCCAACGGAGAACGGAAAGCATATTACGGCTATTACGCCTACTGGTTCGTCGGTCAGAACCGCGAAACGCCCAGCCACTACATGCGTATGCTTTGGCTCGCCTGGGACCGTGTTGTACACAGCCGGTCTCATAAATGGGCCTACATTGCGGTGGCAGGCGATCGCGGCGATGAAAAGTCAGATGCCTACAAACAAGAGGTCGTCGATTTCATTCAGAAACTCTACCCGCATCTGCTGATCAACAAACAGGGCGGAAGTTGA
- a CDS encoding 2-isopropylmalate synthase → MKTPKYKAPAPFEMPDRQWPSRTLSASPAWCSVDLRDGNQALPNPMDPDQKLEYFQMLCRIGFKEIEAGFPSASQDDFDFFRCLIEKKHIPGDVFIMGLTQCRPHLIDRTFEAFKGVKKGIIHAYIATSDLHMKHVFGTDQKGTMKSAVEATRRIRTLADAMPESDIRYEFSPEEFTDTDLPFCLEMCKAVYDAWGKATPEKPLILNLPATVERRPPNHYADMIEWFIKNFPHRDCVKISLHAHNDQGMAVAATELALLAGGDRVEGTLFGHGERTGNVDLVTVANNLFSRGLDTGLNFSSLNEIAATVERLTGMAVYYRQPYAGEYAFTAFSGSHQDAINKGMHRLEEAAKAFGMKWKVPYLHVDPADLGRNFEKLIRINSQSGKGGIAWVLEQDYGIQIPKTMQPELREEVQTYSEAAGREISAEEVHNVFREKFVNPAGPYELVGYWPRPDDKDPTFIHGEVRVRVNGVEKIAVADGNGPISAFVHAVRNIVGIDFTVADYHEQAVGKGADAQALAYVPLKLEGNGIVFGVGSDSNIDQAAVKAIIAGLNRIAGKKQK, encoded by the coding sequence ATGAAAACACCGAAATACAAAGCCCCCGCGCCGTTCGAAATGCCGGATCGGCAATGGCCCTCACGGACGCTGTCTGCCAGCCCCGCCTGGTGCTCTGTGGATTTGCGCGACGGCAATCAGGCGCTGCCAAATCCTATGGATCCCGATCAGAAGCTGGAATACTTCCAGATGCTGTGCCGGATCGGCTTTAAAGAAATCGAAGCGGGCTTTCCGTCCGCCAGTCAGGATGACTTCGATTTCTTCCGTTGCCTGATTGAAAAGAAGCATATTCCGGGCGATGTGTTCATTATGGGGCTGACCCAGTGCCGTCCGCATTTGATCGATCGCACCTTCGAAGCGTTCAAGGGCGTCAAGAAGGGAATCATTCACGCGTACATCGCCACGTCTGATCTGCACATGAAGCATGTCTTCGGAACCGATCAGAAGGGCACGATGAAGTCGGCGGTTGAAGCCACCCGCCGGATCCGTACGCTGGCCGACGCTATGCCGGAGAGCGATATCCGCTATGAATTCTCTCCCGAAGAATTCACCGACACCGACCTGCCGTTCTGCCTGGAAATGTGCAAAGCCGTTTACGATGCCTGGGGTAAAGCGACTCCGGAAAAACCGTTGATCCTGAATCTGCCCGCTACGGTTGAGCGCCGTCCGCCCAACCACTACGCCGACATGATCGAATGGTTTATCAAAAACTTTCCGCATCGCGACTGCGTAAAAATTTCACTGCACGCCCACAACGATCAGGGGATGGCCGTAGCCGCCACCGAGCTGGCGCTGCTGGCTGGCGGCGACCGCGTCGAAGGAACGCTGTTCGGACACGGCGAGCGCACCGGCAACGTCGATCTGGTTACCGTGGCCAACAACCTGTTCTCGCGCGGCCTTGATACCGGGCTGAACTTTTCCAGCCTGAACGAAATCGCTGCAACCGTCGAACGGCTGACCGGCATGGCGGTGTATTACCGCCAGCCTTATGCCGGCGAATATGCCTTCACGGCATTTTCCGGTTCACATCAGGATGCCATTAATAAAGGCATGCATCGTTTGGAAGAGGCGGCCAAAGCATTCGGCATGAAGTGGAAAGTGCCGTACCTGCATGTCGATCCCGCCGACTTGGGCCGCAACTTCGAGAAGCTGATTCGCATCAATTCGCAGTCCGGCAAAGGCGGCATCGCCTGGGTGCTGGAGCAGGATTACGGCATTCAAATCCCGAAAACCATGCAGCCCGAATTGCGCGAAGAAGTGCAGACCTACAGCGAAGCGGCCGGACGCGAAATTTCGGCGGAAGAAGTTCATAACGTCTTCCGCGAAAAATTCGTCAATCCGGCGGGTCCCTATGAACTGGTCGGTTACTGGCCGCGCCCTGACGATAAGGATCCGACCTTCATCCATGGCGAAGTCCGCGTCCGCGTTAATGGCGTGGAAAAGATCGCCGTCGCCGACGGCAACGGCCCGATCTCCGCTTTTGTTCATGCCGTTCGCAACATCGTCGGCATTGACTTCACGGTGGCGGACTACCACGAACAGGCTGTCGGTAAAGGCGCGGATGCTCAGGCGCTGGCCTATGTGCCGCTGAAGCTGGAGGGCAACGGAATCGTCTTCGGCGTCGGCTCCGATTCCAACATCGATCAGGCCGCCGTCAAAGCCATCATCGCCGGACTGAATCGCATCGCGGGGAAAAAACAGAAATGA
- a CDS encoding addiction module protein produces the protein MTALAEKIYNEVLDLPTDERLSLLDKLLHVITIPAPADIEKAWLNESHKRLAAIRSGKTKTSSGESVFQEIKERFQK, from the coding sequence ATGACGGCATTGGCTGAAAAAATCTATAATGAGGTACTCGACCTCCCGACTGACGAGCGGCTTTCCCTGCTGGATAAACTGCTACACGTTATAACCATCCCCGCCCCAGCAGACATTGAAAAAGCCTGGCTGAACGAATCGCATAAACGGTTGGCTGCCATTCGTTCCGGCAAGACAAAAACCAGTTCCGGGGAATCCGTATTTCAGGAAATCAAAGAGAGATTCCAGAAATGA
- the aroE gene encoding shikimate dehydrogenase, which produces MKKLAVLGHPIGHTLSPVMHNASIKALGLNGKYEYGKLDVPPGELMARLAQLPSEGYAGVNLTIPLKEAAFKGLKHLADSARILGAVNTVEFASSGMIGHNTDGCGFLKALEEAFGKTVAGDNVFVLGCGGAGRAAALMAALNGAKTITLCDVDLLRMQNLMEEIKMAAPQVAVWFASEASKIQLCREADLVIQASPVGMKKEDPSLLPPEAFRAGQRAFDLIYMYPETAFLSTAKAAGAQTANGLGMLLHQGAKAFTIWTGIEPDIGAMRKALEKAVYS; this is translated from the coding sequence ATGAAAAAACTGGCAGTCCTCGGACACCCCATCGGCCACACGCTGTCGCCCGTTATGCACAACGCCTCCATCAAGGCGCTTGGGCTGAACGGAAAATATGAATACGGCAAGCTCGACGTTCCGCCCGGCGAACTGATGGCGCGGCTGGCGCAGCTTCCTTCCGAAGGCTATGCCGGAGTCAACCTCACCATTCCGCTCAAGGAAGCTGCCTTCAAAGGGCTTAAACATTTGGCGGACAGCGCGCGGATTCTCGGTGCGGTTAACACCGTCGAGTTCGCATCGAGCGGAATGATCGGCCACAACACCGACGGCTGCGGGTTTCTCAAAGCGCTCGAAGAAGCGTTCGGGAAAACAGTCGCAGGCGACAACGTTTTTGTCCTCGGGTGCGGCGGAGCGGGGCGCGCCGCGGCTCTCATGGCCGCGCTCAACGGTGCAAAAACCATTACACTTTGCGATGTTGATTTGTTGAGAATGCAGAATCTGATGGAAGAAATCAAAATGGCGGCCCCGCAAGTCGCCGTTTGGTTTGCGAGCGAAGCGAGTAAGATTCAGCTGTGCCGCGAAGCCGATTTGGTCATACAGGCTTCACCGGTCGGCATGAAAAAAGAGGATCCGTCGCTCTTGCCGCCGGAAGCCTTTCGCGCCGGACAGCGCGCCTTCGATTTAATCTACATGTATCCCGAAACCGCGTTTCTCAGCACGGCCAAAGCCGCAGGCGCGCAGACGGCCAACGGTCTCGGCATGCTGTTGCATCAGGGGGCGAAGGCGTTTACTATCTGGACCGGAATCGAACCTGATATCGGAGCAATGCGTAAAGCATTAGAAAAGGCGGTGTACTCATGA